A region from the Citrobacter telavivensis genome encodes:
- a CDS encoding type IX secretion system membrane protein PorP/SprF, translating into MMKASISMITRCVSLALLVSAVPSVNAATNWMEARGDAMGGTGVASAHYGTAALSNPALLTTSGPTDDFSLVLPSMGAQVSDPDKTVDKADDVKDLWDRFDSAVANQSGVSESAAALKSKLQDLKNTHANGQVGASVIATVPNQTLPFAVVVKSWGTVSVDGKVSDHDLEYLDKVADGTIPPSAVDTDSLTSRAYGRAAVITDVGVAMAHEFETAGHAWSFGITPKYQRVDLFNYNVSVSNFDKNDIDSSEYRNTKTGFNADVGLSTNLNDNWTLGLAVQNIIPRSIDTKEVNGEKGTFKIKPQATAGASWHNSFITTALDVDLTEASGFTSDNKRQFASLGAEINAWNWMQVRAGYRQNMASGEGNAFTAGLGFSPFDVVHLDITGIAGTDRTYGAVAQLQFTF; encoded by the coding sequence ATGATGAAAGCTTCAATTTCAATGATTACACGCTGCGTTTCCCTTGCTCTTCTGGTTTCCGCAGTGCCATCGGTTAATGCTGCGACGAACTGGATGGAGGCACGCGGTGATGCTATGGGTGGCACCGGCGTGGCATCCGCGCACTACGGTACAGCTGCTCTGTCTAACCCTGCTCTGTTAACTACGTCCGGACCAACCGATGATTTCAGCCTGGTGCTGCCATCGATGGGCGCCCAGGTCTCTGACCCGGATAAAACCGTGGATAAAGCGGATGATGTTAAGGACCTCTGGGATCGTTTCGACAGCGCCGTCGCTAATCAGTCCGGTGTCAGCGAAAGCGCCGCGGCACTCAAGAGTAAGCTTCAGGATTTGAAAAACACACATGCGAACGGCCAGGTCGGGGCTTCAGTTATTGCAACTGTGCCGAACCAGACACTACCGTTCGCCGTTGTGGTGAAATCATGGGGTACTGTCTCTGTCGATGGTAAGGTCAGCGATCACGACCTGGAATACCTCGACAAGGTCGCCGATGGCACAATCCCCCCTTCTGCAGTGGATACTGACTCACTTACGTCAAGAGCCTACGGTCGTGCGGCTGTGATCACCGATGTCGGCGTGGCCATGGCGCATGAGTTCGAAACTGCAGGACATGCCTGGTCCTTTGGTATCACACCAAAATACCAGCGCGTTGACCTGTTTAACTACAACGTTTCCGTCAGTAATTTTGACAAAAACGACATTGACTCCAGCGAGTACCGCAATACCAAAACCGGTTTTAACGCCGACGTCGGTCTGTCCACAAACCTGAACGATAACTGGACTCTCGGTCTGGCCGTACAAAATATCATCCCCCGCTCAATCGATACCAAAGAAGTAAATGGTGAAAAGGGAACGTTCAAGATTAAACCGCAGGCCACTGCCGGCGCCTCATGGCACAACAGCTTCATCACAACCGCGCTCGATGTCGACCTGACTGAAGCGAGTGGTTTCACCAGTGATAATAAGCGTCAGTTTGCAAGTCTGGGTGCCGAGATTAATGCCTGGAACTGGATGCAGGTGCGTGCGGGTTACCGCCAGAACATGGCTTCCGGAGAAGGCAATGCTTTCACTGCCGGCCTGGGGTTCTCTCCGTTTGATGTGGTTCACCTGGATATCACGGGCATCGCAGGCACTGATCGTACCTACGGGGCGGTTGCACAACTTCAATTCACTTTCTGA
- a CDS encoding SAM-dependent DNA methyltransferase, which translates to MKNLINHEKAFISLFNQTARYHHRHQVFEDFISCSVIALQNALSFCEKREQKYLHIVARYEKKDVVRMAELLAHVVNGLDDSPGDFLGQVFMQLELGDKYRGQFFTPWDVGIMMARMQLGNVADNFADKPFITLAEPACGAGCMVLAFATVLRDAGYSPHRYLWVSATDIDPLAAGMAYIQLTLCGVPGEVVIGNSLCDERRRVLHTFAHYQGNWPGRLRHVLNQAA; encoded by the coding sequence ATGAAAAATCTTATAAACCATGAAAAGGCGTTCATTTCGCTTTTCAACCAGACTGCTCGTTATCACCATCGACATCAGGTTTTTGAAGACTTCATCAGTTGCAGCGTTATTGCTCTTCAGAATGCCCTCAGTTTCTGCGAAAAGCGGGAGCAGAAATATCTACACATAGTTGCACGTTATGAAAAGAAGGATGTAGTCCGTATGGCAGAATTGCTGGCCCATGTTGTCAATGGGCTGGATGATTCACCGGGGGATTTTCTTGGACAGGTTTTCATGCAGCTCGAACTGGGTGATAAATATCGTGGTCAGTTTTTTACCCCATGGGATGTGGGCATCATGATGGCGCGCATGCAACTCGGCAACGTTGCTGATAATTTTGCGGACAAGCCTTTTATTACCCTGGCGGAGCCAGCCTGTGGCGCAGGATGTATGGTGCTCGCATTTGCCACTGTGCTGCGCGATGCCGGTTATTCACCACACCGGTATTTGTGGGTTTCAGCTACTGATATCGATCCGCTGGCTGCGGGGATGGCTTATATTCAGTTAACGCTGTGTGGAGTGCCAGGTGAAGTGGTTATTGGCAACTCTCTTTGCGATGAACGCCGTCGTGTGTTGCATACGTTTGCGCATTACCAGGGCAACTGGCCCGGTCGTTTACGTCATGTCCTGAATCAGGCCGCCTGA
- a CDS encoding IS3 family transposase (programmed frameshift), whose translation MSGKRYPEEFKIEAVKQVVDRGYSVASVATRLDITTHSLYAWIKKYGPDSSTNKEQSDAQAEIRRLQKELKRVTDERDIFKKSRGVLRKAVRLRYAFIRDNTCCWPVRLLCRVLDVHPSGFYAWLQQPHSQRHQADLRLTGQIKQFWLESGCVYGYRKIHLDLRDSGQQCGVNRVWRLMKRVGIKAQVGYRSPRARKGEASIVSPNRLQRQFNPDAPDERWVTDITYIRTHEGWLYLAVVVDLFSRKIIGWSMQSRMTKDIVLNALLMAVWRRNPQKQVLVHSDQGSQYTSHEWQSFLKSHGLEGSMSRRGNCHDNAVAESFFQLLKRERIKKKIYGTREEARSDIFDYIEMFYNSKRRHGSSDQMSPTEYENQYYQRLGSV comes from the exons ATGAGCGGTAAGCGTTATCCCGAAGAGTTTAAAATTGAAGCAGTCAAACAGGTTGTTGATCGCGGTTATTCTGTTGCCAGCGTTGCAACACGTCTCGATATCACCACCCACAGCCTTTACGCCTGGATAAAGAAGTACGGTCCGGATTCTTCCACTAATAAAGAACAGTCAGATGCTCAGGCCGAGATCCGCCGTCTTCAGAAAGAGCTGAAGCGGGTTACCGACGAACGGGACATAT TTAAAAAAAGCCGCGGCGTACTTCGCAAAGCTGTCCGACTGAGGTACGCCTTTATCCGTGACAACACCTGTTGCTGGCCTGTTCGCCTGCTCTGTCGGGTGCTGGATGTTCATCCCAGTGGTTTTTACGCCTGGCTTCAGCAGCCGCATTCACAACGCCATCAGGCAGACCTGAGACTGACAGGACAGATTAAACAGTTCTGGCTGGAATCGGGATGCGTCTATGGTTATCGCAAAATCCATTTGGATCTGCGGGACAGCGGGCAACAGTGCGGAGTGAACAGAGTCTGGCGACTGATGAAACGTGTCGGGATAAAGGCTCAGGTCGGATACCGGAGCCCGCGGGCACGTAAAGGCGAGGCCAGTATCGTGTCGCCCAACAGGCTCCAGCGACAGTTCAATCCGGATGCTCCGGATGAGCGTTGGGTAACGGACATAACCTACATCAGGACCCACGAAGGCTGGCTGTATCTTGCCGTGGTTGTTGATCTGTTCTCACGCAAAATTATCGGCTGGTCCATGCAATCCCGGATGACAAAGGACATTGTCCTGAACGCACTGCTGATGGCTGTATGGCGGCGTAATCCCCAAAAACAGGTGCTGGTTCATTCGGATCAGGGCAGTCAGTACACAAGCCATGAGTGGCAGTCGTTCCTGAAATCACACGGCCTGGAGGGCAGCATGAGCCGTCGCGGTAACTGCCATGATAATGCGGTTGCAGAAAGCTTTTTCCAGTTGTTGAAACGCGAACGGATAAAGAAAAAGATCTACGGAACGCGGGAAGAAGCCCGCAGCGATATTTTTGATTACATCGAAATGTTTTATAACAGTAAGCGTCGGCATGGTTCTAGCGATCAGATGTCACCGACAGAATATGAAAACCAGTATTATCAACGGCTCGGAAGTGTCTAG
- a CDS encoding tyrosine-type recombinase/integrase, with amino-acid sequence MNNAFEQVLDDYFFSKSLRPATEWSYRKVVRSFISFSGEGISPEQVDKTLVLTWRRKIIHEEGLSRTTWNNKVTHMRAIFNHAIVNGLVTMRENPFNGVITRPDVKRKKTLTDVQMNKIYLHMQAREEDERTGMMELRKSALRPAWFWLTVLDALRRTGMRQNQLLHIRLEDVNFEHRWINLRPEGSKNHKEHRVPITENLRPRLERLYNLSLERGAKMQDQLFNLSRFDGRKNEISSNMDYPPLRAFFRRLSRECGFTVSPHRFRHTIATNLMRLPDRNLKMAQDLLGHSTPAVTLEYVESDLDKVRDMLEELDAA; translated from the coding sequence ATGAACAATGCATTTGAACAAGTGCTGGATGATTATTTTTTCAGTAAATCTTTGCGCCCGGCTACGGAGTGGAGCTACAGGAAGGTAGTCAGATCATTCATTTCCTTTAGCGGTGAAGGTATTTCACCTGAGCAGGTTGATAAAACGCTGGTTTTAACGTGGCGCCGAAAAATTATCCATGAGGAAGGACTGAGCAGAACGACCTGGAATAATAAAGTGACTCATATGCGCGCTATATTTAATCACGCCATCGTTAATGGGCTTGTAACGATGAGGGAAAATCCTTTCAACGGGGTAATTACCCGACCCGATGTCAAACGCAAAAAAACACTGACTGATGTGCAGATGAATAAAATTTATCTGCACATGCAGGCGAGGGAAGAGGATGAACGGACTGGTATGATGGAGTTAAGAAAAAGCGCCTTACGGCCAGCATGGTTCTGGTTAACGGTACTGGATGCATTGCGGAGAACAGGGATGCGCCAGAACCAGCTGCTGCACATTCGCCTGGAGGATGTAAATTTTGAGCACCGATGGATTAATCTCCGGCCTGAGGGTTCCAAGAACCATAAGGAACACCGGGTTCCGATTACTGAAAACCTACGACCCAGACTTGAAAGGCTCTATAACCTTTCCCTTGAGCGTGGCGCGAAGATGCAGGATCAGTTGTTTAATCTTTCTCGCTTTGATGGCCGGAAGAATGAAATCAGCAGCAACATGGATTATCCGCCGTTGCGCGCGTTTTTCAGACGACTTTCACGAGAATGCGGTTTTACAGTCAGCCCGCACAGATTCCGACACACCATCGCGACTAACCTGATGCGTTTGCCGGATCGTAATCTGAAGATGGCACAGGACCTGCTGGGTCATTCAACGCCGGCGGTCACGCTGGAGTATGTTGAAAGTGACCTGGATAAGGTCCGGGACATGCTGGAGGAGCTGGATGCGGCATAA
- a CDS encoding DNA-binding protein, whose translation MAKLNKNLKTLARQAGGSFKTVSDRMKIADRFAERLLKLNVQIRDIKNIKTGHIELYMKSRLSEDISRRTLQNEMAAIRALLRVAGKTFMANPSHDKLSNQALGISETSRDGTKVAIPDAYFRQVLTSVEQKDDGVACAMRLSRLLGLRTEETVQSAKSLRTWKKALLNGDEKIRVVFGTKGGRPRDTTVLDRESTLAAINASLKHLNENNGKLIDKPSLHTAIERYRNVVRESGLTGKYAPHSLRYAYSVDVMNYHMKRGFTKEEAQALASMDLGHGDGRGQYVARVYNKVEGNE comes from the coding sequence ATGGCAAAACTGAATAAAAATCTTAAAACGCTTGCCAGGCAGGCAGGGGGAAGTTTTAAAACCGTTTCTGACCGAATGAAAATTGCGGACAGGTTTGCCGAACGTTTATTAAAACTTAATGTTCAAATCAGAGATATTAAAAATATCAAGACGGGGCATATCGAGTTGTATATGAAGAGCCGCCTTTCTGAAGATATTTCCAGACGCACACTTCAGAACGAAATGGCAGCTATCCGGGCTTTGTTACGTGTTGCGGGGAAAACATTCATGGCAAATCCTTCTCATGATAAACTGAGCAATCAGGCTCTGGGTATTTCGGAAACGAGCCGGGATGGAACTAAGGTTGCTATTCCCGATGCTTATTTTCGGCAGGTATTGACGAGTGTAGAGCAAAAGGATGATGGCGTTGCATGTGCAATGAGATTATCCAGATTACTCGGGTTAAGAACAGAAGAAACAGTACAGTCTGCTAAATCGTTGCGTACCTGGAAAAAAGCTTTACTCAATGGTGACGAAAAAATACGTGTTGTATTTGGGACAAAAGGAGGACGACCAAGAGATACAACGGTATTAGATCGTGAATCAACTCTGGCTGCAATCAATGCGTCCCTTAAACACTTGAATGAAAATAATGGAAAGTTGATTGATAAGCCATCATTACATACGGCTATTGAACGTTATCGCAATGTTGTCCGTGAGTCCGGATTAACAGGAAAATATGCGCCTCATAGTTTACGCTATGCCTACTCTGTTGATGTCATGAATTATCATATGAAAAGAGGTTTCACTAAAGAAGAGGCACAGGCTCTGGCATCAATGGATTTGGGACATGGCGATGGCAGGGGACAATACGTGGCTCGTGTTTATAATAAGGTAGAGGGTAATGAGTAA
- a CDS encoding DUF554 family protein yields the protein MVIGPFINASAVLVGGVIGALLSQRLPERIRVSMTSIFGLASLGIGILLVVKCANLPVMVLATLVGALIGEFCYLEKGINNAVAKAQTLFMRPGKKQPHESFIQNYVAIIVLFCASGTGIFGAMREGMTGDPSILIAKSFLDFFTAMIFACSLGIAVSVISAPMLLIQLSLATCAALILPLTTPAMMADFSSVGGLLLVATGLRICGIKMFAVVNMLPALILAMPISAAWTAYFA from the coding sequence GTGGTAATCGGACCTTTTATTAACGCCAGCGCCGTTTTGGTGGGTGGCGTTATTGGTGCCCTTCTTAGCCAACGTTTACCGGAACGGATTCGCGTCTCAATGACCTCTATTTTCGGTCTCGCGTCACTTGGCATTGGTATTTTACTGGTGGTCAAATGCGCCAATCTTCCGGTTATGGTGTTGGCAACGCTGGTCGGTGCGTTAATTGGTGAGTTTTGCTATCTGGAAAAGGGGATCAACAACGCCGTCGCGAAAGCGCAGACGCTCTTTATGCGCCCGGGTAAAAAGCAGCCCCATGAATCGTTTATCCAGAATTATGTCGCCATCATTGTTCTTTTCTGCGCCAGCGGTACGGGGATTTTTGGGGCGATGCGCGAAGGGATGACAGGCGATCCGAGTATCCTGATTGCTAAATCCTTCCTCGATTTCTTTACCGCCATGATTTTCGCCTGTTCGCTCGGTATCGCCGTTTCGGTTATCTCTGCCCCGATGCTGCTCATCCAGCTTTCACTGGCTACCTGCGCGGCGCTCATTTTGCCGCTCACCACCCCCGCGATGATGGCCGATTTCAGCTCGGTCGGGGGATTGCTGCTGGTCGCCACCGGTTTACGCATCTGCGGAATCAAAATGTTTGCCGTGGTCAATATGCTTCCGGCGCTGATCCTCGCCATGCCGATCTCCGCCGCCTGGACCGCGTATTTCGCTTGA
- a CDS encoding DUF1738 domain-containing protein, which produces MNKSIRGRKAAPAQKADLYQQVTDKIIAALGKGVPPWRRPWRSAQNVHGSALPVNATTGRHYSGVNIPLLWMSAEERGFPSDRWLTYQQAKAVGGQVRKGETSSMAIIYKPFEKQATDGNDNKLFDKDGNPVMESLAMLKPLQLFNVAQCDGLPDAVAGMPPTEAEEERHSILSEQQQGQVLSVLNATGVVCTSYRQNRAYYQPSTDRIVMPTTSQFNSEADYWSTLLHELVHATGHSRRLSREGITSSSRKFGDPVYAFEELIAETGSAFLCAELGIYGDVQHESYLASWLKVLRDDKKAFFRACRFAREASEFLLQPLNRQPEQNKAA; this is translated from the coding sequence ATGAACAAATCCATTCGCGGCCGTAAGGCCGCGCCGGCTCAGAAAGCCGATCTTTACCAGCAGGTCACCGACAAAATCATTGCTGCCCTGGGAAAAGGGGTTCCACCGTGGCGCCGGCCGTGGCGTTCTGCACAGAACGTACATGGCAGCGCGTTACCGGTGAATGCCACAACCGGCCGCCATTACAGCGGAGTGAATATACCCTTGCTGTGGATGTCTGCTGAAGAGCGGGGATTTCCATCCGATCGATGGCTGACATACCAGCAGGCGAAAGCCGTGGGTGGTCAGGTGCGCAAGGGTGAAACCAGCTCGATGGCCATTATCTACAAACCGTTTGAGAAACAGGCGACGGATGGCAACGATAACAAGCTGTTCGATAAAGACGGTAATCCCGTCATGGAGTCGCTTGCGATGCTGAAGCCGCTGCAACTTTTCAATGTCGCCCAGTGTGATGGACTGCCGGATGCTGTTGCCGGCATGCCGCCAACAGAGGCAGAAGAGGAGCGGCATTCCATACTCAGTGAACAACAACAGGGGCAGGTACTGTCAGTACTGAATGCAACCGGTGTGGTTTGCACATCGTACCGACAAAACCGGGCGTATTATCAGCCATCAACCGATCGAATTGTGATGCCTACGACTTCGCAGTTTAATTCTGAAGCTGATTACTGGTCCACGCTACTGCATGAACTGGTTCATGCAACCGGCCACAGCCGCCGCCTTAGCCGTGAAGGGATAACATCTTCTTCGCGAAAATTCGGTGATCCGGTTTACGCCTTTGAGGAGCTTATTGCCGAAACCGGCAGTGCTTTTCTTTGTGCAGAGCTGGGTATTTACGGTGATGTTCAACATGAAAGCTATCTGGCCAGTTGGCTGAAGGTACTTCGTGACGATAAAAAAGCCTTTTTCCGCGCCTGCCGGTTTGCCCGGGAAGCGTCGGAATTTTTACTGCAGCCACTGAACCGACAACCGGAACAGAACAAGGCTGCTTAA
- a CDS encoding DUF1281 domain-containing protein → MFSWCKNRLEITAKSVCIDVMQSWIAGTETPRYRHAIRQAIKLFLAGCAGILKPTKATEFTAYPMLTAAGTGASTSANQAFQHFLELMEKDAWLDSATIARMEKIWVQSGLETLKWESIPVSSRQIMSQLMAVHYADWFGVASFGEQFDPQERWEWLSIMPAASCPCDMLMIMPSRLATELNGNSGLFRGLNTTADLYTQLYGVEFPAGHKANWSRESLGTILLTFDTPWYPPSGEVMGEMSELFDCEIRHYWKSVDEGFSGYNCFDRGDHVDSGPWPEEMQQLSNGETARMYLVSTETTAVTPYAAPAAQYGSIRA, encoded by the coding sequence ATGTTTTCATGGTGCAAAAACCGTCTGGAAATCACTGCGAAATCTGTTTGTATTGACGTGATGCAGTCCTGGATTGCCGGCACTGAAACTCCGCGTTATCGACATGCCATACGGCAGGCCATAAAGCTGTTTCTTGCTGGATGTGCCGGGATACTTAAGCCAACAAAAGCGACAGAGTTTACTGCTTATCCGATGCTTACGGCCGCCGGTACGGGGGCTTCTACTTCGGCAAACCAGGCGTTCCAGCATTTCCTGGAATTAATGGAAAAGGATGCGTGGCTCGACAGCGCTACTATTGCACGTATGGAGAAGATCTGGGTTCAGTCCGGCCTGGAAACACTTAAATGGGAGAGTATTCCAGTTTCATCGCGCCAGATAATGTCCCAGTTGATGGCTGTTCACTATGCTGACTGGTTTGGTGTTGCCAGCTTCGGGGAACAGTTCGATCCGCAGGAGCGTTGGGAATGGCTCAGTATAATGCCGGCCGCGAGTTGTCCCTGCGATATGCTGATGATAATGCCGTCACGTCTTGCAACTGAGTTGAACGGTAACAGTGGTTTGTTCCGGGGGCTTAACACAACTGCAGATCTTTACACGCAGCTGTATGGTGTGGAGTTCCCGGCTGGTCATAAAGCCAACTGGAGCCGTGAATCACTGGGCACGATATTACTGACGTTCGATACCCCCTGGTACCCGCCATCTGGAGAGGTTATGGGTGAGATGTCAGAGCTGTTTGACTGTGAGATCCGTCATTACTGGAAATCAGTGGATGAAGGTTTTTCCGGATATAACTGTTTTGACCGCGGTGATCACGTTGACAGTGGCCCCTGGCCGGAAGAAATGCAGCAACTGAGCAACGGTGAAACAGCAAGAATGTACCTTGTCTCTACGGAAACCACAGCGGTAACGCCATATGCGGCGCCAGCGGCACAATACGGGAGCATTCGGGCCTGA
- a CDS encoding pili assembly chaperone, whose amino-acid sequence MYLWGLVLLSPFSLRVVNWMQRRLINQPCILSYHKRSSRIFVHLSPNQPTVSISSERVAWFWNGVLTSIEDALSGRENTIVIASHLLTSYRIKRIRRHLQIQAGHYRSHVIHVPFTPAARAVMQLEILLAQWRWRVPSRTLWPVLVIRKTFNPEK is encoded by the coding sequence GTGTATCTCTGGGGGCTTGTTTTGCTATCCCCTTTTTCTCTGAGAGTGGTGAACTGGATGCAGCGCAGACTCATCAACCAGCCCTGCATCCTGAGCTACCATAAGCGCAGCTCAAGGATATTCGTGCATCTGTCGCCAAACCAGCCAACCGTCAGTATTTCATCCGAACGTGTGGCCTGGTTCTGGAATGGAGTGCTAACCAGTATAGAGGACGCTCTCAGTGGCAGAGAAAACACCATCGTGATTGCCTCCCATCTCCTCACCTCTTATCGAATTAAACGTATCAGAAGGCATCTTCAGATTCAGGCCGGACATTACCGAAGCCATGTCATACATGTCCCCTTCACACCCGCTGCGCGTGCAGTTATGCAACTGGAAATTCTTCTTGCACAGTGGCGCTGGCGTGTACCGTCCAGAACGTTATGGCCCGTTCTTGTCATACGAAAAACTTTCAATCCGGAAAAATAA